CGCTGAACTCGAGGTCGTTGACCACCCGCAACCCGGACATGGTGGTCCGATTCGCGTCGCCGGTTGCCACGTCGTCGTATCCCTCGATCGGGCTGAAAAACTGCTGCTGCAGTTGGGCGTTGGCGGCCAAGGCGCCGTAATTCCAGGCGTCGACGAACGAATGGGCCGTCACCGGTGAACCATCGGTGAACTTCCAGCCGGGTTTGAGGACGATTCGGTAGTTGACGTTGTCGGTGGTTTCGACGGCCTGGGCAACTTCCGGTGAGGGCTTGCCGCTGGCATCGTAGGACATCAGGCCGGCGAACAAGCGATCGAGGATGCGCCCGCCGTTGCTGTCGTTGGTGCCGGTCGGGATCAGCGGGTTGGGTGGTTCGCCGCCGTTGACCAGCACCACGTCGGGGCTCAACAGGCCGCCGCCGCACGCCGTCACACCGGCGGCCACCAGCAGCACGGAGGCTACTGAGGCCAGCCAGGCCAGCGCGGCGCGCACCATGACAGCGACCCTAAAGCGTGCCGGCCCGCCAATCATGCGGGGCCCGCACACCGAAAGCAAGATGGGTTTGGGCCAAGAGCTGCCGTCCCCTTCGGGTTTGACATTCACTACGCCGGGACGAGCCCGGATATCCTAGAATCCCGCGGATGACCGTCACATCTCTCGCCGCGCACGCGGACGCCTTTCAGGCGGCGTATTTGATGACGGCACTCGTCGTTCCCACGGTGGGATGGATCTTGCTGATCGTCGGGTTGAAGCAACGCTCGCGCGGTCGTTCGCAGCCCGGTGTTCTACGGCCGCCCCAACCCTCGTCGCCAAACCCCCGGGGCAGATCGTCGGGTACCACGCTGATCGTCATCGGCACGGTGCTGCTGACGTTGGGTGTGCTGGCGATCTTCGGACGTCTGGCCAGTGCCGGTCCGAGAACCTCCGAGGGATCCGGAGGCGCGGAATTATATTCGGGCACAGGGCTTCTCACCCCACCGATGGCCGATGAGCCAGCCACTGACGGTGATCGACAAGCGACGTGGCGGGCGGGCCGGACACCGAATCTTGTGATTTGAGGTAATAGGGATAACTTTCCCGGATAATCACCGTCGTGCATGCACCTCAGGGGCGTCCGCCGCGGCGATGTGCCCGCCGAGTGATCGCCACCTTCGCGATGGCCGCAGCGAGTTGGGCCGGGACCATGGCGGGCCCAGCCGCGTGGGCCGCGCCGGTTGACAGCAACGACGAACCCACGCCGTGCCGGGCGGAGCGCATCGCCCTGACCGCCTCCCCGACCCAGGCCGCCGTGGGCCACCGCGCGCTGAACCTGATATTCAGCCTTGCCGGCGGCGCGGTGCCGTGCACGCTCACCGGCTACCCCGGCGTCGACTCGGGCGCCGGCGGGCCCCTCATTCATGCCCAGCCCACGCTGCGCGGGTACATGGGCGGCTTGCCGGCCAGTGTCACGGAGCCGCCCACGGTCATCGTGTCGCTGTCGCAACAGGCGCAGACCGTCGTGGAGAGTATCGCCGTCGACGCCGGCGGCGACCAATGCCCCACCTACACGGACCTGCTCGTGAACCCTCCCGACACCCCGGTGGTGTTCACCGTGCCGGCCACGATCGAGGCCTGCCAATTGCAGGTGCACCCCATCACCGAGGCTGCACCGCGACCCGGTGAGTCGGCTTAGCCGGACGGCCTCGGCTGGGCCGGTCACATCCGCGCAGGGCTAGGCTCGCAAGAGTGACCGAGACCTCCGCCGAAGTCCCGTCCTCCTACCTACCGCCGCAACACTTCGTCGAGCAGGCCAACGCCCACGAAGAGCTCTACCGCGAGGCCGAACAAGACCGCCTCGGCTTTTGGGCCAAGCAGGCCGAGCTGCTGTCCTGGGCGACCCCGTTCACCGAGGTGCTGGATTGGTCGGACGCGCCATTCGCCAAATGGTTCGTCGGCGGCAAACTCAATGTCGCCTACAACTGCCTGGACCGCCACGTCGAAGCCGGCCACGGTGACCGGGTCGCCATCCACTGGGAAGGCGAGCCCGCCGATCACCGCCGAGCCCTGACGTATGCGGATCTGCTGACCCAGGTATGCAAGGCGGCCAACGCGCTTACCGGACTCGGCCTGGTCGCCGGCGACCGGGTCGCCATCTACATGCCGTTGGTCCCCGAGGCCGTGATCGCCATGCTGGCCTGCGCTCGGCTGGGCATCATGCACACCGTCGTCTTCGGCGGCTTCACCGCACACGCACTGCGCGCCCGGATCGCCGATGCCAAAGCCAAGGTGCTGATCACCACCGACGGACAATACCGGCGCGGCAAGCCGATGCCGCTCAAGGACGCCGCCGACGAGGCGGTCAACGACCCCGACAGCCCGATCGAACACGTTGTGGTGGTGCGGCGCACCGGAATTGACGTGAGCTGGAACGACGACCGCGACCTGTGGTGGCACGACGTCGTCGACTCCGCCGCACCCGAACACACCCCGGAAGCCTTCGACTCCGAGCAGCCGCTGTTCCTGCTTTACACGTCGGGCACCACCGGCAAGCCCAAGGGCATTCTGCATACCAGCGGCGGCTATCTGACCCAGAGCTGCTATACGATGCACACCATTTTCGACGTCAAGCCGGACACTGACGTCTTCTGGTGCACCGCCGACATCGGCTGGGTCACCGGCCACACCTACGGCGTCTACGGACCGCTGTCCGCCGGGGTCACCGAGGTGCTCTACGAGGGCACCCCCAACACACCCGACGAGCACCGGCATTTTCAGATCATCGAAAGATACGGTGTCACAATCTATTACACGGCCCCGACACTGATCCGGACATTCATGAAATGGGGCCGCGAGATTCCCGACTCGCACGATCTGTCCAGCCTGCGGCTGCTCGGGTCGGTCGGCGAACCGATCAACCCCGAGGCGTGGCGCTGGTACCGCGACGTGATCGGCGCCGGACGCACACCGGTCGTGGACACCTGGTGGCAGACCGAGACCGGCTCGTCGATGATCTCGCCGCTTCCCGGTTTCGCCGCGGCCAAACCCGGTTCGGCGATGACGCCGCTGCCCGGCATCTCGGCCAAGGTCGTCGACGACCACGGCGATCCGCTGGAACCGGACACCGACAGCGACGAGCACATCAGCGGTTATCTCGTCCTGGACCAGCCCTGGCCGTCGATGTTGCGCGGCATCTGGGGTGACCCCGCCCGGTATCACTACGCCTACTGGTCGAAATTCGCCGACAAGGGCTACTACTTCGCCGGCGACGGAGCTCGCATCGACGCCGACGGCGCGATCTGGGTCCTGGGCCGCATCGACGACGTGATGAACGTGTCCGGGCACCGCATCTCCACCGCAGAGGTGGAATCGGCGCTCGTCGGTCATTCCGGGGTGGCCGAGGCGGCCGTGGTCGGGGTTACCGACGAGACCACCACTCAGGCCATCTGCGCGTTCGTCGTGCTGCGTGCCAACTACCAACCGCACGACGGGACCGTCGAAGAATTGCGCTCCGAAGTGGCCCGGGAGATCTCGCCGATCGCCCGGCCCCGCGAGGTCCATGTGGTGCCGGAACTCCCCAAGACCCGCAGCGGCAAAATCATGCGCCGGCTGCTGCGCGACGTCGCCGAAAACCGGGAACTGGGTGACACGTCGACGCTGTTGGACCCGGGCGTGTTCGACGCGATCCGGGCCGCCAAGTAGCGCCGCCAAGCTCCCGCGGTGTTAACGGGACGCGAGATCGAGTTCGGTGATTGACGACAACCGCCGCTGTGGGTGAACCGTCACCAGCGTCAATAGCATTTCCAACTGCTCGATGATGGTCTCGATAACCGTAGGGCTGAAGACGGCGGTGCGATATTCCACCATCCCGCTGATCCCGGCGGGCTCACCGGTATCGGTGAATTGTTCGGTAAGCGACAACAAGAAATTCATTCGCGCGGTTTTCGTGTGCACCGAAATTGGGGTGATGTCCAACTCGCCCAATACGAGCTCGGCGGGCTTGTTGTTCTGCCAGGCCAGCATGACTTGAGTCAGCGGACTCGGGGGCGACGAGCGAGCGGCGTCGATCCGCTCGACGAGAACTCCATAGGGCATGTCCTGGTGGTCGAACGCTTCCAGGCCGCGCGTGCGCACCTGTTCCAGCAAATGTGCGAAGTCGAGATCAGCGGTCATCTCGATGCGCAGCAATACGGTGTTGACCAAGATGCCGACCAAATTATCGAGCATCGGGTGGCGGCGCCCGGCGACAGCGGTACCCATAACGATGTCGTTGCGGCCGGTGAGCAACGCCAGCAGGGCGGTCAAGCCCGCTTGGACGACCATGAAGCTGGTGGCGCGGTGCTCGCGGGCCAGCTGCGTGATCTTGCGGTGGAGTGCGGCCGGCCACTGCACAGCGACCGTGTCGCCGCGAACGCCGTATGAAGTAGCGCCGGGTTGGCCCGCCGACAACTCGAGAGGCGGAGGCATGCCCGCAAGCGTTTTCTCCCAGTAGCGAAGCTCCGCGGCGATCACGCTGTCGGGGTCCTCCGGATCACCCAGGTATGCGCGCTGCCACAGGGCGTAATCGATGTATTGGATGGGCAACGGTTCCCAGGAGGGGATCTGCCCGGCACATCGACTGCTATAGGCCAGGCTGAGATCGGCCGCCAGCGGGGCCAGTGACCAGCCGTCGGCGGCGATATGGTGCAGCGCGAGGACCAACACGTGGTGATCGTCGGCCAAGCGGTACAGCCGGGTTCGTAGCGGCATCTCAGCGGCGATGTCAAAGTGGTGGCAGGCCTGGGCGGCAACAACTTCGCGGA
The nucleotide sequence above comes from Mycobacterium pseudokansasii. Encoded proteins:
- a CDS encoding DUF4232 domain-containing protein translates to MAGPAAWAAPVDSNDEPTPCRAERIALTASPTQAAVGHRALNLIFSLAGGAVPCTLTGYPGVDSGAGGPLIHAQPTLRGYMGGLPASVTEPPTVIVSLSQQAQTVVESIAVDAGGDQCPTYTDLLVNPPDTPVVFTVPATIEACQLQVHPITEAAPRPGESA
- the acs gene encoding acetate--CoA ligase translates to MTETSAEVPSSYLPPQHFVEQANAHEELYREAEQDRLGFWAKQAELLSWATPFTEVLDWSDAPFAKWFVGGKLNVAYNCLDRHVEAGHGDRVAIHWEGEPADHRRALTYADLLTQVCKAANALTGLGLVAGDRVAIYMPLVPEAVIAMLACARLGIMHTVVFGGFTAHALRARIADAKAKVLITTDGQYRRGKPMPLKDAADEAVNDPDSPIEHVVVVRRTGIDVSWNDDRDLWWHDVVDSAAPEHTPEAFDSEQPLFLLYTSGTTGKPKGILHTSGGYLTQSCYTMHTIFDVKPDTDVFWCTADIGWVTGHTYGVYGPLSAGVTEVLYEGTPNTPDEHRHFQIIERYGVTIYYTAPTLIRTFMKWGREIPDSHDLSSLRLLGSVGEPINPEAWRWYRDVIGAGRTPVVDTWWQTETGSSMISPLPGFAAAKPGSAMTPLPGISAKVVDDHGDPLEPDTDSDEHISGYLVLDQPWPSMLRGIWGDPARYHYAYWSKFADKGYYFAGDGARIDADGAIWVLGRIDDVMNVSGHRISTAEVESALVGHSGVAEAAVVGVTDETTTQAICAFVVLRANYQPHDGTVEELRSEVAREISPIARPREVHVVPELPKTRSGKIMRRLLRDVAENRELGDTSTLLDPGVFDAIRAAK